The following are encoded together in the Actinoplanes sp. N902-109 genome:
- a CDS encoding LysR family transcriptional regulator — MLHSDLNLLRALDVLIEERSVGAAARRLRLSQPAMSRTLGRIRRATGDEILVRSGRSMTLTPYARAVRDELHALVARAESVLQPPSMADLPSVERTYTLQCNDALASVLASRLAQVVACEAPKLRLRFLAEPATTSDDLRRGQVDLRVSSDPAESPDLRSTTITHDHLVAAVRTGHPDVDTLGSPDGFAAQRHVLVSRRGRVRDQVDDALEARGLRRTVSLTVPTAALAIRAVAGSDLVVALPGRLLADEVTSHGLTTRPLPVEVPALPAFLVWHQRNTRDPVHGWLRDQVRTLIEEQAAAT; from the coding sequence ATGCTGCATAGTGATCTCAACCTGCTCCGGGCCTTGGACGTGCTGATCGAGGAGCGGAGCGTGGGAGCGGCGGCCCGGCGGCTGCGCCTGTCCCAGCCGGCCATGAGTCGCACGCTGGGGCGCATCCGGCGGGCCACGGGCGACGAGATCCTGGTGCGCTCCGGGCGGTCGATGACCCTCACCCCGTACGCGCGGGCGGTCCGGGACGAGCTGCACGCCCTCGTCGCGCGGGCGGAATCGGTGCTGCAGCCGCCCTCGATGGCGGACCTGCCATCGGTCGAGCGGACCTACACCCTGCAGTGCAACGACGCCCTGGCCTCGGTCCTGGCGTCCCGGCTGGCCCAGGTCGTGGCCTGCGAGGCACCGAAACTGCGCCTGCGTTTCCTCGCCGAACCGGCCACCACCTCCGACGATCTGCGCCGGGGACAGGTGGACCTGCGGGTCAGTTCGGACCCGGCCGAGTCGCCGGATCTGCGTTCGACGACGATCACCCACGACCACCTGGTGGCGGCGGTGCGGACCGGGCACCCGGACGTCGACACCCTGGGATCGCCCGACGGGTTCGCCGCTCAGCGGCACGTCCTCGTCAGCCGCCGCGGCCGGGTACGCGACCAGGTCGACGACGCGCTCGAGGCGAGGGGTCTGCGCCGTACCGTGAGCCTCACGGTGCCCACCGCCGCTCTTGCGATCCGAGCCGTCGCCGGCAGCGACCTCGTCGTGGCGTTGCCGGGCAGACTCCTCGCCGACGAAGTGACGTCGCACGGACTGACCACCCGGCCGCTGCCGGTCGAGGTGCCCGCGCTCCCGGCGTTCCTGGTGTGGCACCAGCGCAACACCCGCGATCCCGTGCACGGCTGGCTGCGGGACCAGGTCCGCACCCTCATCGAGGAACAGGCCGCGGCCACCTGA